A region of Desulfocurvus vexinensis DSM 17965 DNA encodes the following proteins:
- a CDS encoding PilN domain-containing protein, with the protein MIVPSSVRALPARAVAGVSALLRAEGRLLVLVLGEDACQGLLVLGGRSRLTVAGFAEVPVDPAVRALRARVARILDKLPAEGVSRVVVVSPEVRTVPMELPAPRRRRGALAQLVAAARREFPDYLDLDGATALVSVLPLVQMPDLSGFEDDEDPLATRVPVLTFAAPRRHAAAVEAAVKACGRKLLGLLPVEAFAFALGQGPDAALAAQGPARPVEEPDEEADLRVLVCATPFELHGARLGARGLERFAVEAVGEGVDRAGAVDRLTAQLVEPGESARLLLGGQGGAPGGGQGCAWGRADDLEGVHCPPEMPPQHMIALGAAVAFFRGGRFLLLHDGESLFARLKARGYAVPVVFALVLALGCGGLYGHMYFKIARLESGLADLEQRKAELQARNKRGADLLARFDRLKKDVAEVESRRAMLQSGLALRTIRLAQILRGLVVDTPPEIMITRFEKVSDAVCLLEGQGTSSTIISQYLLLLRNTPFVQETRLMRSAVAPAPPAAKGRGAAPAPGAAPLQFAIRMTLGGDNG; encoded by the coding sequence ATGATCGTTCCTTCTTCCGTGCGTGCGCTCCCGGCGCGGGCCGTGGCCGGGGTGTCGGCCCTGCTGCGGGCCGAGGGCAGGCTGCTGGTCCTGGTGCTCGGCGAGGACGCCTGCCAGGGCCTGCTGGTCCTCGGCGGTCGCTCGCGTCTGACCGTGGCGGGTTTCGCCGAGGTGCCTGTGGACCCCGCCGTGCGCGCTCTGCGTGCCCGGGTGGCGCGTATCCTGGACAAGCTGCCTGCCGAGGGCGTTTCGCGGGTGGTGGTGGTCAGCCCCGAGGTGCGCACCGTGCCCATGGAACTGCCCGCGCCCCGGCGCAGGCGCGGGGCCCTGGCCCAGCTCGTGGCCGCCGCCCGGCGCGAATTTCCGGATTACCTGGACCTGGACGGCGCCACCGCCCTGGTCAGCGTGCTGCCCCTGGTCCAGATGCCGGACCTCTCCGGTTTCGAGGATGACGAGGACCCCCTGGCCACGCGCGTGCCGGTGCTGACCTTCGCCGCGCCCCGGCGCCACGCCGCCGCCGTCGAGGCTGCGGTGAAGGCCTGCGGCAGGAAGCTGCTGGGCCTGCTGCCCGTGGAGGCCTTCGCCTTCGCCCTGGGCCAGGGGCCCGACGCCGCCCTGGCGGCCCAGGGCCCGGCCCGGCCCGTGGAAGAGCCGGACGAGGAGGCGGACCTGCGCGTGCTGGTCTGCGCCACGCCCTTCGAGTTGCACGGTGCGCGCCTGGGGGCCCGGGGGCTGGAGCGCTTCGCCGTGGAGGCCGTGGGCGAGGGGGTGGACCGCGCCGGAGCCGTGGACCGGCTCACGGCCCAGCTCGTGGAGCCCGGCGAGTCGGCCCGGCTGCTGCTCGGCGGCCAGGGCGGCGCCCCGGGCGGCGGCCAGGGCTGCGCCTGGGGCCGGGCCGATGACCTGGAAGGCGTGCACTGCCCGCCCGAGATGCCCCCGCAGCACATGATCGCCCTGGGCGCGGCGGTGGCCTTTTTCCGGGGCGGGCGCTTCCTTCTGCTGCACGACGGCGAGTCGCTGTTCGCCCGGCTCAAGGCCCGGGGCTACGCCGTGCCGGTGGTCTTTGCTCTGGTGCTGGCCCTGGGCTGCGGCGGGCTGTACGGGCACATGTACTTCAAGATCGCCCGCCTGGAATCGGGCCTGGCGGACCTGGAGCAGCGCAAGGCCGAGCTGCAGGCGCGCAACAAGCGCGGCGCGGATCTGCTGGCCCGCTTCGACCGGCTCAAGAAGGACGTCGCCGAGGTCGAGTCGCGCAGGGCGATGCTCCAGTCGGGCCTGGCCCTGCGCACCATCCGCCTGGCGCAGATCCTGCGCGGGCTGGTGGTGGACACCCCGCCCGAGATCATGATCACCCGCTTCGAGAAGGTGTCCGACGCCGTGTGTCTGCTCGAAGGCCAGGGAACCTCGTCCACCATCATTTCGCAGTACCTGCTGCTGCTGCGCAACACTCCTTTCGTGCAGGAGACGCGGCTGATGCGCAGCGCCGTGGCCCCTGCGCCCCCGGCGGCCAAGGGCCGGGGCGCCGCCCCCGCGCCGGGCGCCGCGCCCCTGCAGTTCGCCATCCGCATGACCCTGGGAGGCGACAATGGCTAG
- a CDS encoding type II secretion system protein — protein MSDKLLSRRAGQSGFTLMELLVVLVIMGFLLGMIVPRLGSVADSAVDTVCDSNNKGVRYFTKLFLDENGRLPSNLTSLVVYNANASSWESDYTDDLLMSNGDPDDGAEYFAEDFVTRCGVTLHQLSEAEATELRKMGIASVLYLQGENRGMEKVAVAEDVYVAMAGDVTAAAYADATDDIFPEGNPFWFGRILMGVSDQSELVTKGFIQAAALCPGGIQQQDNVTYNNYVIVLPRLEATVAGLNSVFAGQTFYALANDGTGAPASDGEIHEFSISSQEKWEFDFSCPEGHKWPDNDNDTWTIYTTQAAAEAI, from the coding sequence ATGTCCGACAAACTTCTTTCCCGCCGCGCCGGCCAGTCCGGCTTCACCCTGATGGAGCTCCTCGTGGTGCTCGTCATCATGGGCTTCCTCCTCGGCATGATCGTCCCGCGCCTGGGGAGCGTGGCCGATAGCGCCGTGGACACCGTGTGCGACTCCAACAACAAGGGAGTGCGCTACTTCACCAAGCTGTTCCTGGACGAGAACGGGCGCCTGCCCTCCAACCTCACCAGCCTCGTCGTCTACAACGCCAACGCCTCCTCCTGGGAGTCCGACTACACGGACGACCTGCTGATGAGCAACGGCGACCCGGATGACGGCGCCGAGTACTTCGCCGAGGACTTCGTCACCCGTTGCGGCGTCACCCTGCACCAGCTCTCCGAGGCCGAGGCCACCGAGCTGCGCAAGATGGGCATCGCCAGCGTGCTCTACCTCCAGGGCGAGAACCGCGGCATGGAGAAGGTCGCCGTGGCCGAGGACGTCTACGTGGCCATGGCTGGCGACGTGACCGCCGCCGCTTACGCCGACGCCACCGACGACATCTTCCCCGAAGGCAACCCCTTCTGGTTCGGCCGCATCCTCATGGGTGTGAGCGACCAATCCGAGCTGGTGACCAAGGGCTTCATCCAGGCCGCGGCCCTGTGCCCCGGCGGCATCCAGCAGCAGGACAACGTGACGTACAACAACTACGTCATCGTCCTGCCGCGCCTGGAGGCCACCGTGGCCGGCCTGAACTCGGTCTTCGCCGGCCAGACCTTCTACGCCCTGGCCAACGACGGCACCGGCGCCCCCGCCAGCGACGGCGAGATCCACGAGTTCTCCATCTCCTCCCAGGAGAAGTGGGAGTTCGACTTCTCGTGCCCCGAGGGCCACAAGTGGCCTGACAACGACAACGACACCTGGACCATCTACACCACGCAGGCTGCCGCCGAGGCCATCTAG
- a CDS encoding type II secretion system protein GspD has product MRSRRMPFAARALVACVVALALAVGGTARAVDNPPQPSLRVFNFQQTPLADVLRLLTEMTKKNVVATPSILMEPVTLYLEDVPPLVALGVLCKNYNYWYAEEDGVIRVMKLDEYGRELMLRRDERTEIFALKYASCIGVAETIRNVYQDAIEFEAPSETALKSYGHVGTDELPSIGEAMEELDTGTSSSNRSRSRTAAKDAITAGEVEMDTQGLGRLRQIVQTEGQVTAQQLLEYSVGRTKAQLTVFPRNNAVLVRSVDTKLLADIREMVLALDTPTPQVLLECKILEVQLSDGFESFFDFGWTPGGSIDSTGTVTSAVPGRSASGLGGAGLAQSALSFSYLNANVQARMQLLQSEGRLRSLASPLVYTANNAAARFFQGDKTPVRSGYSVNEATYDSATNTVVSPAQLVTEYEVEDVGVTLEVSPSINQDKTVTLKLVANIGSLQRGAGPTFNYSMNGQNLTGDTDLITETRIEDIILAKDGQSLAIGGLIRETQTEDVTKVPVLGDIPVLGFFFRNQERLQKRTEIVFVLTAHILESPEGGAALNERVMPAVSDHPWYKGQERLLEYDATHDELTIRSGQGAIPGVPSGVSTKRGVRRLLIGD; this is encoded by the coding sequence ATGCGCAGCCGCAGGATGCCTTTTGCCGCGCGGGCGCTGGTCGCGTGCGTCGTGGCCCTGGCCCTGGCCGTGGGGGGCACGGCGCGCGCCGTGGACAACCCGCCCCAGCCGAGCCTGCGCGTGTTCAACTTCCAGCAGACCCCGCTGGCCGACGTGCTGCGCCTGCTGACCGAGATGACCAAGAAGAATGTGGTGGCCACGCCCTCCATACTCATGGAGCCGGTGACCCTGTACCTGGAGGACGTGCCGCCCCTGGTGGCCCTGGGCGTGCTCTGCAAGAACTACAACTACTGGTACGCCGAGGAGGACGGCGTCATCCGCGTGATGAAGCTCGACGAGTATGGCCGCGAGCTCATGCTGCGCCGCGACGAGCGCACCGAGATCTTCGCGCTGAAATACGCCTCGTGCATCGGCGTGGCCGAGACCATCCGCAACGTCTACCAGGACGCCATCGAATTCGAGGCGCCCTCGGAAACGGCGCTCAAGAGCTACGGCCACGTGGGCACCGACGAGCTGCCCTCCATCGGCGAGGCCATGGAGGAGCTGGACACCGGAACCTCGTCGTCCAACCGCTCGCGCTCGCGCACCGCGGCCAAGGACGCCATCACCGCCGGCGAGGTGGAGATGGACACCCAGGGCCTGGGCCGCCTGCGCCAGATCGTGCAGACCGAGGGCCAGGTCACGGCCCAGCAGCTGCTGGAATACAGCGTGGGCCGCACCAAGGCGCAGCTCACGGTGTTCCCGCGCAACAACGCCGTGCTGGTGCGCTCGGTGGATACCAAGCTGTTGGCCGACATCCGCGAGATGGTCCTGGCCCTGGACACCCCCACCCCCCAGGTGCTGCTGGAATGCAAGATCCTGGAGGTCCAGCTTTCCGACGGCTTCGAGTCGTTCTTCGACTTCGGCTGGACCCCGGGCGGCAGCATCGACAGCACGGGTACTGTGACTTCGGCTGTGCCGGGGCGGTCGGCCTCGGGCCTGGGCGGGGCGGGGCTGGCCCAGAGCGCCCTGTCCTTCAGCTACCTGAACGCCAACGTCCAGGCGCGGATGCAGCTCTTGCAGAGCGAAGGCCGCCTGCGCTCCCTGGCCTCGCCCCTGGTCTACACGGCCAACAACGCCGCCGCGCGCTTCTTCCAAGGCGACAAGACTCCCGTGCGCTCGGGCTACTCCGTCAACGAGGCCACCTACGACAGCGCCACCAACACCGTGGTCTCCCCGGCGCAGCTCGTCACGGAATACGAGGTGGAGGACGTGGGCGTGACCCTGGAGGTCTCGCCGTCCATCAACCAGGACAAGACCGTGACCCTGAAGCTCGTGGCCAACATCGGCTCGTTGCAGCGCGGCGCGGGCCCGACCTTCAACTATTCCATGAACGGCCAGAACCTGACCGGCGACACGGACCTGATCACCGAAACGCGCATCGAGGACATCATCCTGGCCAAGGACGGCCAAAGCCTGGCCATCGGCGGGCTCATCCGCGAGACCCAGACCGAGGACGTGACCAAGGTGCCCGTGCTGGGCGACATCCCCGTACTCGGGTTCTTCTTCCGCAACCAGGAGCGACTGCAAAAGCGCACCGAGATCGTCTTCGTGCTCACGGCGCACATCCTGGAAAGCCCCGAGGGCGGGGCGGCGCTGAACGAGCGCGTCATGCCTGCGGTGTCCGACCACCCCTGGTACAAGGGCCAGGAGCGGCTTCTGGAATACGACGCAACCCACGACGAACTGACCATCCGCAGCGGCCAGGGCGCCATTCCGGGCGTTCCTTCAGGCGTGAGCACCAAGCGGGGCGTCCGCCGCCTGCTCATCGGCGACTAG